One genomic segment of Ferrimonas sp. YFM includes these proteins:
- a CDS encoding IS110 family transposase, giving the protein MSIKAIGIDLAKSVFQVCVLLEDGSILWNRKVKREKLLHTLLEFPTDTLVAMESCARSHYWGRRLQQAGYQVKLIPAQHVKPMVSAQKNDANDALAICEAAFRPKLHPVPIKTIEQQDIKALRCVRQRMVDYRTALACQIRGLAGEYGVNFSTGIKLLRNQLPESVEDGDNGLSFVMRGLLLRMERELKALDEEIKAIEQEIHQLCKQQPRYQLLQSIPGFGPIVAAAFVSEVGDGRQFSNGRQLAAWCGLVPKQHSTGGKTRLGSITKAGNKQLRVLLIHGARAVFAHVAKRNDRLGRWLSNLIVRRGKRKAIVALANKLARIAWSMTVSGSQFELNHAFTASK; this is encoded by the coding sequence ATGTCTATTAAAGCCATTGGAATTGATTTAGCCAAGAGTGTTTTTCAGGTTTGCGTTCTGCTGGAGGATGGCTCCATCCTTTGGAACCGCAAGGTCAAAAGAGAAAAGCTGCTGCACACACTCCTTGAATTCCCAACGGATACACTGGTGGCCATGGAGTCTTGTGCTCGTTCTCACTATTGGGGAAGGCGGCTCCAGCAAGCCGGTTACCAGGTGAAGCTCATCCCCGCACAACATGTAAAACCCATGGTGTCTGCGCAAAAGAACGATGCCAATGATGCGCTGGCCATTTGCGAAGCGGCTTTCCGCCCTAAGTTGCATCCAGTTCCCATAAAGACCATTGAGCAGCAAGACATTAAGGCTCTGCGCTGCGTCCGGCAGAGAATGGTCGACTACAGAACGGCACTGGCCTGTCAGATACGTGGCTTGGCAGGAGAATATGGCGTTAACTTCAGTACCGGGATAAAGCTGTTGAGAAATCAGTTACCCGAATCCGTTGAAGATGGCGATAACGGGTTGAGCTTTGTCATGCGGGGGCTGTTGCTGCGGATGGAGCGGGAGCTCAAGGCTCTGGATGAGGAGATCAAAGCCATAGAGCAGGAGATTCATCAGCTGTGCAAACAGCAACCCCGCTATCAACTTTTGCAGAGCATTCCGGGGTTCGGTCCCATTGTCGCGGCAGCTTTCGTCAGTGAAGTGGGTGACGGCCGACAGTTTTCCAACGGTCGTCAACTGGCGGCTTGGTGTGGCTTGGTTCCAAAGCAGCACAGCACCGGAGGCAAAACCCGGCTGGGCAGCATTACCAAGGCAGGAAACAAGCAACTGCGGGTGCTGTTAATTCACGGGGCAAGAGCGGTCTTCGCTCATGTGGCCAAACGAAATGACAGGCTGGGAAGATGGCTGAGCAATCTGATAGTGCGCCGGGGCAAGCGCAAGGCAATCGTGGCCCTGGCCAATAAACTGGCCCGGATTGCCTGGAGCATGACGGTCAGCGGCAGCCAGTTCGAGTTGAATCACGCTTTCACAGCTTCCAAATAA
- a CDS encoding MBL fold metallo-hydrolase encodes MIKLLHHGAAAGVTGSCHQLWLDSDHSVLVDCGLFQGEDLQRRHPSGLEIEFSLDGVEALIVTHCHIDHIGRIPYLMAAGFDGPIFCSEASAHLMPLILEDAIKLGFTRNRDLIERFLDLIQRRLKPLPYHQWHAIPGKAPGMVRLRPAGHILGSAVVEIAMDSHRRVAFSGDLGCYNTPLLPDPDPPEMADLLVLETTYGNRRHEHRAERSNKLRAILESTLENGGTTLIPAFSIGRTQELLYELEELLFQMLGESALAKVPIVVDSPLAARITQSYRHLQNLWDSEAKGRVSRGRHPLDFDQLITIEEHQQHQALVNRLSHSGEPAIVLAASGMCSGGRIVNYLKALAGDERTDILFVGYQAPGTPGHKLQQLAGPGKVAFDDELVQVNAKIHSLSGFSAHADQPDLLRFVSGMALPPACIRLVHGSPVAQKGLANCLKRNMPGVKVELASLIRHSKRHNAPA; translated from the coding sequence ATGATCAAACTGCTGCATCACGGCGCCGCCGCTGGCGTCACCGGCTCCTGTCATCAGCTCTGGCTCGACTCAGACCACTCGGTATTGGTGGACTGCGGCCTATTCCAGGGGGAAGACCTGCAGCGCCGTCACCCTTCCGGCCTGGAGATAGAGTTCAGCCTCGACGGGGTGGAGGCGCTGATCGTCACCCACTGTCACATCGACCACATTGGCCGCATCCCCTACCTGATGGCCGCCGGGTTCGATGGCCCCATCTTCTGCAGTGAAGCCAGCGCTCACCTTATGCCCCTGATACTGGAAGACGCCATCAAGCTGGGCTTTACCCGCAACCGCGATCTGATAGAGCGTTTCCTCGACCTGATTCAACGCCGGCTCAAACCACTGCCCTACCACCAGTGGCATGCGATACCGGGTAAAGCACCGGGCATGGTGAGGCTGCGCCCCGCCGGCCACATTCTTGGCTCAGCCGTGGTCGAGATTGCCATGGACAGCCATCGCCGGGTGGCCTTCAGTGGCGATCTGGGCTGTTACAATACCCCTCTGCTGCCCGATCCCGACCCACCGGAGATGGCCGACCTGCTGGTGCTGGAAACCACCTATGGCAACCGTCGCCATGAGCACCGGGCGGAGCGCAGCAACAAACTGCGCGCCATATTGGAATCCACACTGGAGAACGGCGGCACCACCCTGATCCCCGCCTTCAGCATTGGCCGGACCCAAGAACTCCTCTATGAGCTGGAGGAGTTGCTGTTCCAGATGCTCGGCGAAAGCGCACTGGCCAAGGTGCCCATCGTGGTTGACTCACCCCTGGCCGCACGCATCACCCAAAGTTACCGACACCTGCAGAACTTGTGGGACAGCGAAGCCAAAGGTCGCGTCAGCCGAGGCCGTCATCCGCTGGACTTCGACCAGTTGATTACCATCGAGGAGCATCAACAGCACCAGGCGCTGGTCAACCGGCTGAGTCACAGCGGAGAGCCCGCCATAGTGCTGGCCGCCAGCGGCATGTGCAGCGGCGGACGCATCGTCAACTACCTCAAGGCCCTGGCGGGCGATGAGCGCACCGACATCCTATTTGTGGGGTATCAGGCGCCTGGTACTCCGGGACACAAGCTGCAACAGCTTGCCGGCCCGGGAAAAGTGGCCTTCGACGATGAACTAGTTCAGGTGAATGCCAAGATTCACAGCCTGAGTGGCTTCTCTGCCCATGCCGACCAACCAGACCTGTTGAGGTTTGTCTCCGGCATGGCGCTGCCCCCAGCCTGCATCAGGCTGGTCCACGGTTCGCCTGTGGCTCAAAAGGGGCTGGCAAACTGCCTAAAGCGCAACATGCCAGGTGTCAAAGTGGAGCTGGCCTCACTGATACGACACAGCAAGCGGCACAACGCGCCGGCTTAG
- a CDS encoding ABC transporter ATP-binding protein/permease, which yields MRRYGSVVHYKSVNFGVLKSLFPYLLEFRTILGLSLACLIAAKVASVGLPFILKHIVDNLDGVGEMANVTAIPLALLLAYGLVRFSNVLFGELRDTLFGRITERAMRRVGLKVFRHLHSLDLAFHLERRTGGVSRDIERGTNGISFLMRFMVFNIVPTLLEIALVVGLLWWNYHVGYALIVLLAVVAYIGFSVVATEWRTDFVRQVNEAESQSSTRAVDSLLNFETVKYFTNEEHESHHYDKELEQWESARRRNRLSLFALNGGQALIIALAMTAAMVLAASDVVDGDMTLGDFVLINSFMMQIFMPLNFLGFVYREMKGSLANIEKMFDLLGRKPLVEDKRDAGQLAVTDGVIEFDDVHFHYHPERPILKGVSFRVEPRQKVAIVGSSGAGKSTLFKLLFRFYEVSGGAIRVDGQAIDSVTQTSLRRAIGVVPQDTVLFNTSIFENIRYGKVDATDEQVWDAIKLAHLDQFIARLPDGEQTLVGERGLKLSGGEKQRVAIARAILKHPPIMVFDEATSSLDSHSEQHILTALSEIAREQTTLVIAHRLSTVVDADKILVLDQGEIVEQGSHQELLTKEGHYAALWRVQQQERSA from the coding sequence ATGCGGCGATACGGTTCGGTAGTCCACTATAAAAGCGTCAACTTTGGCGTGCTCAAGTCGCTGTTTCCCTACCTGCTGGAGTTCCGCACCATTTTAGGCCTCTCCCTGGCCTGTCTGATAGCCGCCAAGGTCGCCAGCGTCGGCCTGCCCTTCATCCTGAAACACATCGTCGACAACCTAGATGGTGTTGGCGAGATGGCCAATGTGACTGCCATCCCTCTGGCATTGCTGCTGGCCTATGGCCTGGTGCGCTTCTCCAATGTGCTGTTCGGCGAACTGCGTGACACCCTGTTTGGTCGCATTACCGAGCGGGCCATGCGCCGGGTGGGCCTGAAGGTGTTCCGCCACTTGCATAGCCTCGACTTGGCTTTCCACCTGGAGCGCCGAACCGGCGGTGTGTCCCGTGACATAGAACGGGGCACCAATGGCATCAGCTTCCTGATGCGTTTCATGGTGTTCAACATTGTTCCCACCCTGCTGGAGATCGCCTTGGTGGTTGGCTTGCTGTGGTGGAACTACCATGTGGGCTATGCCCTGATCGTGCTGCTGGCGGTGGTGGCTTACATCGGCTTCTCAGTGGTGGCCACCGAGTGGCGCACCGACTTTGTCCGCCAGGTGAACGAGGCGGAATCCCAGAGCAGTACCCGGGCGGTGGATAGCTTGCTGAACTTCGAGACGGTGAAGTACTTCACCAACGAGGAGCATGAAAGCCATCACTACGACAAGGAGCTGGAACAGTGGGAAAGCGCCCGGCGTCGCAATCGTCTCTCTCTGTTTGCCCTAAACGGGGGTCAGGCGCTGATCATTGCCCTGGCGATGACTGCGGCCATGGTGCTGGCGGCCTCGGACGTGGTTGACGGTGACATGACCCTGGGTGACTTTGTGCTGATCAACAGCTTTATGATGCAGATCTTCATGCCGCTCAACTTCCTCGGGTTTGTCTATCGGGAGATGAAGGGGTCATTGGCGAACATCGAGAAGATGTTTGATCTGCTGGGCCGCAAGCCCTTGGTGGAGGATAAGCGTGATGCCGGCCAGCTGGCGGTCACCGACGGTGTCATCGAGTTTGATGATGTCCATTTCCACTATCACCCTGAGCGCCCCATCCTCAAGGGGGTCAGCTTCCGGGTGGAGCCCAGGCAGAAGGTGGCCATTGTGGGCAGCAGCGGCGCCGGTAAGTCTACCCTGTTCAAGTTGCTGTTCCGTTTTTACGAGGTCAGCGGTGGGGCGATTCGAGTGGATGGTCAGGCCATCGATTCGGTGACTCAAACCTCGTTACGCCGGGCCATCGGCGTGGTGCCCCAGGATACGGTGCTGTTTAACACCTCCATCTTTGAGAACATTCGCTACGGCAAGGTGGATGCCACCGATGAGCAGGTGTGGGATGCCATCAAACTTGCTCACCTGGACCAGTTCATTGCCCGCCTGCCGGATGGGGAGCAGACCCTGGTGGGTGAGCGCGGCCTGAAACTCTCCGGCGGCGAGAAGCAGCGGGTGGCCATCGCCCGGGCGATTCTGAAGCACCCGCCCATCATGGTGTTCGACGAGGCGACTTCCTCTTTGGATAGTCACTCCGAGCAGCACATCCTTACCGCCCTGTCTGAGATTGCCCGCGAGCAGACGACCCTGGTGATTGCCCACCGCCTCTCCACCGTGGTGGACGCGGATAAGATCCTGGTACTGGATCAGGGCGAGATTGTGGAGCAGGGCAGCCATCAGGAGCTTCTGACCAAAGAGGGCCACTACGCCGCCCTATGGCGAGTGCAACAGCAGGAGCGGTCGGCATAA
- a CDS encoding IS110 family transposase, which yields MLNLNIIGIDLAKSSFQVATLSPEHQVLNNRSMSRARLEQWLAKQKPSIVAMEACGSAHYWGRFAESFGHTVMIIAPKTVTPYRQGHKTDSNDALAIAIAARQPSTRSAAVKSVEQQALQSIERMRQHWLDHNRSTSNMMRSLLYEFGITIAKGNTALIRIMPELLDGSSELLPQAFKAQLSKVYQQWQRGRDELKQIEKQLSELIKQQSPCKRLMKLEGVGEVNALALYLILGERGEGFKNGREAAACIGVTPKQFSTGGVTSLGGIGKRIGHKRLRANLIQGALAVAMQLGRRPPKTLKERWLLAIIERRGLRRAAVALVNKTIRTAWAMLHRDQDYQQSQAI from the coding sequence ATGCTTAACCTTAATATCATCGGCATCGACCTGGCAAAATCTTCTTTCCAAGTGGCAACGCTCAGTCCGGAACATCAAGTGTTGAATAACCGCAGTATGTCACGCGCACGACTTGAGCAATGGCTGGCCAAGCAGAAACCCTCCATTGTTGCCATGGAGGCCTGTGGCTCCGCCCACTACTGGGGCCGCTTCGCTGAATCTTTTGGCCACACCGTCATGATCATCGCCCCCAAAACAGTCACCCCATATCGGCAGGGCCATAAAACCGATAGCAACGATGCACTGGCCATCGCGATAGCAGCCCGTCAGCCAAGCACTCGCTCTGCAGCAGTCAAATCGGTTGAACAACAAGCTTTGCAAAGCATTGAGCGGATGCGTCAGCACTGGCTGGATCATAACCGCTCAACCAGCAACATGATGCGTAGCTTGCTCTATGAGTTTGGTATCACCATCGCAAAAGGGAATACAGCACTTATACGGATCATGCCAGAGCTTCTAGACGGCTCGTCTGAGCTTCTTCCTCAGGCCTTCAAAGCTCAGCTTTCAAAGGTGTACCAGCAATGGCAACGGGGGAGAGATGAGCTCAAACAAATAGAGAAGCAGCTATCAGAATTGATAAAGCAGCAGTCGCCCTGCAAGAGGCTCATGAAGCTTGAAGGCGTTGGCGAGGTTAATGCCTTGGCCTTGTATCTCATCTTAGGTGAGCGTGGTGAAGGGTTTAAGAATGGCCGGGAAGCCGCGGCCTGCATTGGAGTGACGCCTAAGCAATTCAGTACCGGGGGCGTCACTTCTTTAGGTGGTATTGGCAAGCGGATAGGCCATAAGCGGCTGCGCGCCAACCTGATTCAGGGGGCATTAGCTGTGGCCATGCAATTAGGCCGTAGGCCACCTAAGACACTCAAAGAAAGATGGCTGTTGGCAATTATTGAGCGACGCGGGCTTCGACGCGCGGCAGTGGCGCTAGTTAACAAAACCATTCGCACTGCCTGGGCCATGTTGCACCGAGATCAGGATTATCAACAATCTCAAGCTATCTAA
- a CDS encoding GIY-YIG nuclease family protein, with protein sequence MDKLPCVYLMTNARNGILYIGVTSNLHKRVWEHRNHVVEGFTKQHHLTKLVYFEMHSSMYQAITREKQLKNWQRQWKIELIEQTNPYWRDLWEDICGN encoded by the coding sequence ATGGACAAACTCCCCTGCGTCTACCTGATGACAAACGCCAGAAACGGCATTTTGTATATCGGCGTAACCTCCAACCTGCACAAAAGAGTGTGGGAGCATCGTAACCACGTTGTGGAAGGGTTTACCAAACAGCACCACCTGACCAAGCTGGTCTATTTCGAAATGCACAGCTCCATGTACCAAGCCATCACCCGAGAGAAGCAACTCAAGAACTGGCAAAGGCAATGGAAGATAGAATTGATTGAACAAACCAACCCCTACTGGCGGGACCTGTGGGAAGACATTTGCGGAAATTGA
- a CDS encoding DUF2750 domain-containing protein: protein MSLTEEQINDFYRLTSKERFGQFVAQVQEKKVVWTLANDQGCVLVDTGEEQCLLLWHDEDLAESWATEEYQGCRAMGIPLDDFLAKWVPGMAQDGFDVALVPTRAGEGEVMSPEELAGELTAE, encoded by the coding sequence ATGTCCCTGACCGAAGAACAGATTAACGACTTCTACCGCCTGACCAGCAAAGAGCGCTTTGGCCAGTTTGTGGCCCAGGTGCAGGAGAAGAAGGTGGTGTGGACCCTGGCCAATGATCAGGGCTGCGTACTGGTGGACACCGGTGAAGAGCAGTGCCTGCTGCTGTGGCACGACGAGGACCTGGCGGAAAGCTGGGCCACCGAGGAGTACCAGGGCTGTCGCGCCATGGGCATTCCTCTGGACGACTTCCTGGCCAAGTGGGTACCCGGCATGGCACAGGACGGCTTCGACGTGGCCCTGGTGCCCACCCGCGCCGGCGAAGGGGAAGTGATGTCCCCGGAAGAACTGGCCGGCGAACTCACCGCCGAGTAA
- a CDS encoding nitronate monooxygenase family protein, with protein MSLPSLLQKTLQLPAVAAPMFLASGPDLVIETCKSGVVGSFPALNQRTSEGFEQWLITINEALVKHGYGAGARVAPYAVNLIVHPSNPRLEADLELCIKHKVPIIITSLGAVPELVERVHEYGGLVFHDVTTVRHARKAAAAGVDGLILVAAGAGGHAGTMSPFALLAEVRQLFQGTLLLAGSLSSGRDIATALQMGADLAYMGTRFINTQESTADPGHKKMIQCASAADILYTPNISGVAANFLKESIANAGLDPDALAPKTDIDFGQELTPGEKQGGAWSKIWSAGQGVGAIKDIPTVANLVQQLKVEYKEAVLDHHEMAKLYLK; from the coding sequence ATGTCACTGCCAAGTCTGCTGCAGAAGACCCTGCAGCTTCCGGCCGTTGCCGCCCCAATGTTTCTGGCGTCCGGCCCGGATTTGGTGATCGAAACCTGTAAAAGTGGGGTTGTAGGCAGTTTCCCCGCCCTGAACCAGCGCACCAGCGAGGGTTTTGAGCAGTGGTTGATCACCATTAATGAAGCCCTGGTCAAGCATGGCTATGGGGCGGGAGCCAGGGTGGCTCCCTATGCGGTTAATTTGATTGTCCATCCGTCCAACCCCAGGTTGGAGGCGGACCTGGAGCTGTGCATCAAGCACAAGGTGCCCATCATCATCACCTCCCTCGGGGCGGTGCCTGAGCTGGTGGAGCGGGTGCATGAGTATGGCGGCCTGGTGTTCCACGATGTCACCACGGTACGGCACGCCCGTAAGGCGGCCGCAGCCGGGGTGGACGGGTTGATCCTGGTGGCCGCCGGTGCCGGTGGTCATGCGGGCACCATGAGTCCCTTTGCCCTGCTGGCGGAGGTGCGCCAGCTGTTCCAGGGCACCCTCTTGCTGGCGGGCAGCCTCTCCAGCGGACGGGATATTGCCACCGCCCTGCAGATGGGCGCCGACCTGGCCTACATGGGCACCCGCTTTATCAATACCCAGGAGTCCACGGCCGACCCGGGCCATAAGAAGATGATCCAGTGCGCCAGCGCCGCGGACATCCTCTACACCCCGAACATCTCCGGGGTGGCGGCCAACTTCCTCAAGGAGAGTATCGCCAATGCCGGGCTGGACCCGGATGCCCTGGCGCCCAAGACCGACATCGATTTTGGTCAGGAGCTGACCCCGGGGGAGAAGCAGGGCGGGGCCTGGTCGAAGATCTGGTCTGCCGGTCAGGGAGTGGGTGCCATCAAGGACATTCCCACGGTGGCCAACCTGGTGCAGCAGCTGAAGGTGGAGTACAAGGAGGCGGTGTTGGACCACCATGAGATGGCCAAGCTCTACCTGAAGTAG
- a CDS encoding PepSY-associated TM helix domain-containing protein, with protein MSVRDFQKQLALSHTRVGLLIAALLYILCLSGTLLVTQAEWERWQQPEVSEYSQLPAASGQRALDDFMEATEEVPERVWLVFPREEQPRGHLTAGDTEYWLEPNGARGPDVNEGAVHTLAELHTHLLVPGQLGITLVGILGVLMLGLTLSGLLSYRRLFKDAFRARFGSRGPQGQVDLHNRLSVWGLPFHLMIALTGAFFGVVLLLLALAVPLKYQGNQQALIDQVYGSDPVLDQEPAPVNLDRILNTLATEAPQASPIYLIWQDPNQRSQYIEVAASLPGRLIYSENYFFDTSGNYLGKQGMSDGPWGRQLIYSVYRLHFGHFGGLPIKLLYLVMGLSLTVVCVSGINLWLRKTPRSVRLQSLWAGWVWGTPLALVVAAAMEHGLGTPPLGVLLFTLGLTLLWASVQQRVPHRRLQRLLALGILALLLSYGLKHPGWTQNGAALALNLGMAASAFWLLWRTRKKLWPAIEATPSTDTP; from the coding sequence ATGAGTGTCCGAGACTTTCAAAAACAACTGGCCCTGTCCCACACCCGAGTCGGCCTGCTGATCGCGGCGCTGCTCTACATCCTCTGCCTCTCCGGCACCCTGCTGGTGACTCAGGCGGAGTGGGAGCGCTGGCAACAACCCGAAGTGAGTGAGTACTCACAGTTGCCTGCGGCCTCAGGCCAACGGGCCCTGGATGACTTCATGGAGGCCACCGAAGAGGTGCCCGAACGGGTATGGCTGGTGTTTCCCCGAGAGGAGCAGCCCAGGGGCCACCTCACCGCCGGAGACACCGAATACTGGCTGGAACCAAACGGTGCCCGGGGCCCCGACGTCAATGAAGGCGCGGTTCACACCCTGGCAGAGCTGCACACCCATCTGCTGGTACCCGGCCAACTGGGGATTACCCTGGTGGGGATCCTCGGGGTGCTGATGCTGGGCCTGACCCTCTCAGGGCTGCTGAGCTATCGCCGCCTGTTCAAGGACGCCTTTCGGGCCCGCTTTGGCAGCCGCGGCCCCCAGGGGCAGGTCGACCTGCACAACCGGCTGTCGGTCTGGGGCCTGCCCTTCCACCTGATGATCGCCCTGACCGGCGCCTTCTTCGGCGTAGTACTGCTGCTGCTGGCCCTGGCGGTACCGCTGAAATACCAGGGTAACCAGCAGGCGCTTATCGACCAGGTGTATGGTTCCGACCCGGTACTGGACCAGGAGCCCGCCCCGGTCAACCTGGACCGCATCCTGAACACCTTGGCCACCGAAGCGCCGCAAGCCAGCCCCATCTACCTGATCTGGCAAGATCCTAACCAGCGCAGCCAGTACATCGAGGTGGCCGCCAGCCTGCCGGGACGGCTGATCTACTCGGAGAACTACTTCTTCGACACCTCTGGCAACTACCTGGGCAAACAGGGGATGTCTGACGGCCCCTGGGGCCGCCAGCTGATCTACTCGGTCTACCGGCTCCACTTTGGCCATTTCGGCGGCCTGCCCATCAAGCTGCTCTACCTGGTGATGGGACTGTCGCTGACCGTGGTCTGTGTCTCCGGCATCAACCTGTGGCTGAGAAAGACGCCCCGCAGTGTGCGCCTGCAGAGCCTGTGGGCCGGTTGGGTGTGGGGGACGCCCCTGGCCCTGGTGGTGGCCGCGGCCATGGAGCATGGCCTGGGCACTCCGCCACTGGGGGTGCTGCTGTTCACCCTGGGGCTGACCCTGCTGTGGGCCTCGGTGCAGCAGAGAGTGCCTCACAGACGCCTGCAACGACTGCTGGCCCTGGGGATTCTGGCCCTGCTGCTCAGCTACGGCCTTAAACACCCGGGCTGGACTCAGAACGGCGCCGCCCTGGCGCTGAACCTGGGGATGGCCGCCAGCGCCTTCTGGCTGCTGTGGCGTACCCGCAAAAAGCTGTGGCCCGCCATCGAAGCCACCCCCTCCACCGACACGCCATGA
- a CDS encoding TonB-dependent siderophore receptor gives MKPSYRWAACGVLLTAPVAAMADEMQDIERIEVVGQLNRYSATKTDTPIIETARSITIETQQQLLDKGVLSLDHSFNYSAGVTGQTYGFATRGDWIKVRGLDVPQYQDSLQSLFGNYNNTRAEVYTLEQVEILKGPASVLYGKGSPGGLVNVVSKLPKDVASHEVVFEYGTHDRKQFAFDSTGAITDDADLLYRVVGLWRDSDSQIDHVEDNTKVFAPSLTWRPTDASEITLLVNYTKTDSDPAAQFLPMVGTLLPSPNGKKIDASTNVGDPDFNNYDAETLSTTILASLDLNDYWRLGFTGRYTDAEADYNQAWTTFLPTSNPLVMGADRFITLPDGSLYKDGLTPRTFYISDASSRQTAGDIRLFGSFETGALEHELLMGIQYQDVTTDNDFSRIRGLGAPGTEFQQYGDTYWQNPFNPVYGSNLPPMELLMSKYQYQPSTNSTDLGIYISDQISLENWSLTLGLRYDDTETEATNAKQSDDAYSFSAGLIYNFDNGFAPYVSYAESFDPVIGDDGRGNPLKPQEGEQLEVGLKYQPNNFPALVTLAWFDIEQSNLSDPLSQIGEYQQQKGVAKITGLELESFVELGEFTVELNASKLDTEDPNGFRLASVPEYQASTWVGYRPAALDGFKSGLGVRYMGSSYDGADLYKTPSYTLMDLMVGYELEQWDFTLNVRNLTDKEYYATCLYRGDCFPGDERTINGRIKYVF, from the coding sequence GTGAAACCTTCCTATCGCTGGGCTGCCTGCGGTGTGTTGCTGACCGCCCCAGTCGCCGCAATGGCCGATGAGATGCAGGACATTGAGCGCATTGAGGTGGTGGGTCAGCTGAACCGCTACTCGGCCACCAAGACCGATACCCCCATCATCGAAACCGCCCGCTCCATCACCATCGAAACCCAGCAACAGCTGCTGGACAAAGGGGTGCTCTCCCTGGACCACTCCTTTAACTACAGCGCCGGTGTGACCGGTCAGACCTACGGGTTCGCCACCCGGGGTGACTGGATTAAGGTCCGCGGCCTGGATGTGCCCCAGTACCAGGACAGCCTGCAGTCGCTGTTTGGCAACTACAACAACACCCGCGCCGAGGTCTACACCCTGGAGCAGGTGGAGATCCTCAAGGGCCCGGCCTCGGTACTCTATGGTAAAGGCTCTCCAGGCGGTCTGGTGAACGTGGTCAGCAAGCTGCCCAAGGATGTGGCCAGTCACGAGGTGGTGTTTGAGTACGGCACCCACGACCGCAAACAGTTTGCCTTCGACTCCACCGGCGCCATCACCGACGACGCCGACCTGCTCTACCGGGTAGTGGGCCTGTGGCGTGACTCCGACTCCCAGATTGACCATGTGGAGGACAACACCAAGGTGTTCGCCCCCTCCCTCACCTGGCGCCCCACCGACGCCAGCGAGATCACCCTGCTGGTGAACTACACCAAGACCGACAGCGATCCTGCCGCTCAGTTTCTGCCCATGGTTGGCACCCTGCTGCCCTCCCCCAACGGCAAGAAGATCGACGCCAGCACCAATGTGGGCGATCCGGACTTCAACAACTACGACGCCGAAACCCTGTCCACCACCATCCTGGCCAGCCTGGATCTGAACGACTACTGGCGTCTGGGCTTCACCGGCCGCTACACCGACGCCGAGGCCGATTACAACCAGGCCTGGACCACCTTCCTGCCCACCAGCAACCCACTGGTGATGGGCGCAGACCGGTTCATTACCCTGCCCGATGGCAGCCTCTACAAAGATGGCCTGACCCCGCGCACCTTCTACATCAGTGACGCCAGCTCCCGCCAGACCGCCGGTGATATCCGCCTGTTCGGCAGCTTCGAGACCGGCGCCCTGGAACATGAACTGCTGATGGGCATCCAGTACCAGGACGTCACAACAGATAACGACTTTTCCCGAATTCGAGGCCTGGGTGCCCCAGGCACGGAATTCCAACAGTATGGTGACACCTACTGGCAGAACCCCTTCAATCCGGTGTACGGCAGCAACCTGCCTCCCATGGAGCTGCTGATGAGCAAATATCAGTACCAGCCCAGCACCAACAGCACCGATCTGGGGATCTACATCAGCGACCAGATCTCCCTGGAAAACTGGAGCCTGACCCTGGGGCTGCGCTACGACGACACCGAAACCGAGGCGACCAACGCCAAGCAAAGCGACGACGCCTACAGCTTCAGTGCCGGCCTGATCTACAACTTCGATAACGGCTTTGCCCCCTACGTCAGCTACGCCGAGTCCTTCGACCCTGTGATTGGTGACGACGGTCGGGGCAATCCGCTCAAACCCCAGGAGGGCGAACAGCTTGAAGTGGGCCTGAAGTATCAGCCCAACAACTTCCCAGCCCTGGTAACCCTGGCCTGGTTCGACATCGAACAGAGCAACCTGTCCGACCCTCTGTCTCAGATTGGCGAGTACCAGCAGCAGAAAGGGGTGGCCAAGATCACCGGGCTGGAGCTGGAAAGCTTCGTGGAGCTGGGTGAGTTCACCGTCGAGCTGAATGCCAGCAAGCTGGACACCGAAGATCCCAACGGCTTCCGCCTGGCCAGTGTGCCCGAGTACCAGGCCTCCACCTGGGTTGGCTATCGCCCGGCGGCCCTGGACGGCTTCAAGTCCGGCCTTGGTGTGCGCTACATGGGCAGCAGCTACGACGGCGCCGATCTGTACAAGACCCCCTCCTACACCCTGATGGACCTGATGGTCGGTTATGAGTTGGAGCAGTGGGATTTCACCCTCAACGTGCGCAACCTCACCGACAAGGAGTACTACGCCACCTGTCTCTACCGTGGCGACTGCTTCCCCGGAGATGAGCGCACCATCAACGGTCGCATCAAGTATGTCTTCTAA